A genomic window from Planococcus rifietoensis includes:
- the pilM gene encoding type IV pilus biogenesis protein PilM — MALPFFQKKARVATITIEEDAIRYVELKSAEPVSLIQAEELFLPKGIMDSGKIVDPEALAVELGKAVDQWGLSKKSVRFLAPDEFVIIRKVPYPEEVEADELKGHFFIEIGSTLYLPFEDPVFDVVPYHLDSDEPEAIIIASKESVIKDYEDLFDGAKLKPLVADITPLALYRLAYLEHDFLEDEHIMLIDMQGKKMTVSIFHEHFPMFMRPVDLTVLVADPEDPSQLLEAVEEEAEKLGNFYRYNMNEGEQGITKVICNGEFGDWHAFCGRLSDRFLIDVEPLVKDGIEADGKMVPPRFNRAIGLALKEV, encoded by the coding sequence ATGGCTTTACCGTTTTTCCAGAAAAAAGCGCGCGTAGCGACGATTACGATAGAAGAAGATGCAATCCGCTATGTTGAGCTGAAGTCTGCGGAACCGGTTTCCTTGATCCAGGCGGAAGAATTATTTCTTCCAAAAGGCATCATGGACAGCGGCAAAATCGTAGATCCAGAAGCGCTCGCTGTGGAACTCGGTAAGGCGGTCGATCAGTGGGGTCTCTCCAAAAAGTCAGTCCGATTCCTCGCCCCTGACGAATTTGTTATCATCCGCAAAGTCCCTTACCCCGAAGAAGTCGAAGCCGACGAATTAAAAGGGCATTTCTTTATCGAAATCGGATCCACTTTGTATTTGCCTTTTGAAGACCCGGTATTCGATGTGGTGCCATACCACTTGGATTCCGACGAACCGGAAGCGATTATCATCGCCTCAAAAGAATCGGTTATCAAAGATTACGAAGATCTATTCGACGGTGCCAAACTAAAACCTCTTGTCGCTGATATTACGCCGCTTGCGCTTTACCGCTTGGCGTATCTCGAACACGATTTCCTGGAAGACGAACACATCATGCTCATCGATATGCAAGGCAAGAAAATGACAGTATCGATTTTCCATGAACATTTCCCGATGTTTATGCGGCCGGTCGATCTCACTGTGCTCGTTGCAGACCCGGAAGATCCGTCGCAATTGCTTGAGGCTGTCGAAGAAGAAGCTGAAAAGCTCGGCAATTTCTACCGTTACAATATGAACGAAGGCGAACAGGGCATCACGAAAGTCATCTGCAACGGAGAGTTCGGCGATTGGCATGCATTTTGCGGCCGTTTGTCCGACCGGTTCCTGATAGACGTCGAGCCGCTCGTCAAAGACGGCATCGAAGCGGACGGCAAAATGGTGCCACCGCGCTTTAACCGGGCAATCGGCCTGGCGTTGAAAGAGGTGTAG
- the radC gene encoding RadC family protein, translated as MPNDQAMMIRDVHIADRPRERLIKQGAVSLSNQELIAILLRTGTREESVLHLANRVLKQFEHLHELKHAAIEEMTAINGIGEAKAVQLLAAIELGRRLASKQTDERFTIRSPKDAATYLMDDMTSLKQEHFVCLFLNIKNQVMHRQTIFVGSLNASIVHPREIFREAVRRSTASIVCAHNHPSGNPAPSPEDIDVTKRLMEAGSIIGIELLDHIIIGDHQFTSLKEKGFM; from the coding sequence ATGCCAAATGACCAAGCGATGATGATCCGCGATGTCCATATTGCCGACCGGCCGCGCGAACGGCTCATTAAACAAGGAGCGGTGAGCTTATCCAATCAAGAGCTCATCGCGATCCTGTTGCGGACCGGCACACGCGAGGAATCGGTTTTGCATCTCGCGAACCGTGTCCTCAAGCAATTCGAACATCTCCACGAACTGAAGCATGCCGCCATTGAAGAAATGACGGCAATCAACGGCATCGGCGAAGCGAAAGCCGTCCAGCTGCTCGCTGCTATCGAACTGGGTCGCAGGCTCGCTTCCAAGCAAACCGATGAACGCTTCACGATCCGTTCCCCGAAAGACGCCGCCACTTATTTGATGGATGACATGACCTCGCTCAAGCAAGAGCATTTCGTCTGTTTATTCCTCAACATCAAAAACCAAGTGATGCACCGCCAAACCATCTTTGTCGGAAGCCTCAATGCCTCCATCGTCCATCCCCGCGAAATTTTCCGCGAAGCCGTCAGACGCTCGACCGCCTCCATCGTCTGTGCACACAACCATCCTTCTGGCAATCCCGCACCGTCACCTGAAGACATCGATGTCACCAAGCGTCTCATGGAAGCCGGCTCGATCATCGGCATCGAACTGCTCGACCACATCATCATCGGCGATCATCAATTCACTTCATTAAAAGAAAAGGGGTTCATGTAG
- a CDS encoding Maf family protein: MKFTSKHPLILASQSPRRQELLGLLGIPFDIVPSEIPEPDPQDFQSAVDYVRACAVQKAKDIAANHPEALVIGSDTVVVLDGEILLKPKDKQQASAYLHKLSGATHEVITAVCVRQGDEEATFHEQVRVRFYELPASWIDAYTDTEDPYDKAGAYGIQTVSGLFVEKIEGDYNAVVGLPIAKLLQHLTQAGYVKVEGAHDYAK, translated from the coding sequence ATGAAATTCACATCAAAACATCCACTGATTTTGGCCTCGCAATCGCCGCGCCGCCAAGAGCTGCTCGGCCTGCTTGGAATTCCGTTCGACATCGTGCCGAGCGAAATCCCGGAACCCGATCCGCAAGATTTCCAGTCAGCGGTCGACTATGTCCGCGCATGCGCTGTCCAAAAAGCGAAAGATATCGCAGCGAACCACCCCGAAGCGCTCGTCATCGGCTCGGATACCGTCGTCGTATTGGACGGGGAGATTTTATTGAAGCCCAAAGACAAACAACAAGCATCCGCGTATTTGCACAAGTTGTCTGGGGCGACTCACGAAGTCATCACCGCCGTCTGCGTACGCCAAGGCGATGAGGAAGCAACGTTTCACGAACAAGTACGGGTACGTTTTTACGAATTGCCTGCGTCATGGATCGATGCCTATACCGACACAGAGGACCCTTACGACAAGGCAGGGGCGTACGGCATCCAAACGGTGTCGGGCTTGTTTGTGGAAAAAATCGAAGGCGATTACAACGCAGTCGTCGGCTTGCCTATCGCGAAGCTGCTCCAGCACTTGACGCAGGCAGGCTACGTAAAAGTCGAAGGAGCGCATGATTATGCCAAATGA
- a CDS encoding pilus assembly protein PilO, protein MSSMTKSQKEKALIALAVLFLLALGLYSYFLMYVPAKEAREQAQQTLRSERDVLMALQTQVKELPEGETVSALELQKKVSIDPLSELMVLQIEEAELISGTRVEAIQLAEADVALPVPVEGLENLKEVETTVAFTAENYNEITDFISEIEEMERILVIESINFGANPEVREVVEETERLQVTLSFAAYYRPDLIALEDTVPKIDAPAPADKQDPLPANDGTEYADDDEEETDPDVDVDVDVTVEESASEEE, encoded by the coding sequence ATGAGCAGTATGACAAAAAGCCAAAAAGAAAAAGCGCTCATCGCACTTGCTGTTTTATTCCTGTTAGCTCTCGGATTGTATTCTTACTTCTTGATGTATGTACCGGCGAAAGAAGCGCGCGAACAAGCCCAGCAAACGCTGCGTTCTGAACGCGACGTTTTGATGGCGTTGCAGACGCAAGTAAAGGAATTACCGGAAGGCGAGACTGTCAGTGCACTTGAACTGCAGAAGAAAGTGTCGATCGATCCGCTGTCTGAGTTGATGGTGTTACAGATTGAAGAAGCAGAGCTCATCTCCGGAACACGCGTCGAAGCGATTCAGCTCGCAGAAGCGGATGTCGCACTCCCGGTTCCAGTCGAAGGACTCGAGAATTTAAAAGAAGTGGAAACAACTGTCGCGTTTACGGCAGAAAATTATAACGAAATTACCGACTTTATTTCTGAAATCGAGGAAATGGAACGCATTCTGGTCATTGAGTCGATCAATTTTGGCGCCAATCCCGAAGTGCGGGAAGTGGTTGAAGAAACCGAACGCTTGCAAGTAACGCTGTCGTTTGCGGCGTATTATCGCCCAGACCTCATTGCTTTGGAAGACACTGTGCCGAAAATCGATGCACCGGCGCCTGCCGATAAGCAAGACCCGCTGCCGGCGAACGATGGCACAGAATACGCCGATGACGACGAAGAAGAAACAGATCCCGACGTGGATGTCGACGTCGACGTCACGGTCGAAGAAAGTGCATCGGAGGAAGAGTAA
- a CDS encoding prepilin peptidase — translation MIAVYSVFASVFGLVFGSFYNVVGLRVPKNESIAYPPSHCTTCDRRLTALDLVPVFSYLLLRGKCRKCGSSIHWVYPLMEAITAVLFTAVFLKFGFTPELIVGLLFVSMLVIITVSDIAYMLIPDKVLLPFAAVLLVLRFIIPLDPWWDSLLGAAVGFSVLLLIATISKGGMGGGDIKLFFVIGLVLGTAGALLTLFFASFIGAVAGIILLRVRKQGRKTPIPFGPSIALSAVLVYLWGEQFIGWYINLFM, via the coding sequence ATGATTGCTGTATATTCCGTTTTTGCTTCTGTCTTCGGGTTAGTGTTCGGCTCGTTCTATAATGTCGTCGGCTTGCGTGTACCGAAAAATGAATCGATCGCCTATCCGCCGTCACATTGCACGACCTGCGACCGGCGCTTGACGGCGCTTGATCTCGTGCCAGTGTTTTCTTATTTGTTGCTGCGCGGCAAATGCCGGAAATGCGGTTCAAGCATCCATTGGGTTTATCCTTTAATGGAGGCGATCACCGCTGTGTTGTTCACAGCCGTCTTCTTAAAATTCGGCTTTACGCCAGAACTCATCGTTGGTTTATTGTTCGTGTCGATGCTTGTCATTATTACCGTATCTGACATCGCCTATATGCTCATCCCCGATAAAGTACTATTGCCGTTCGCGGCGGTGCTACTCGTGTTGCGCTTTATCATTCCGCTCGATCCGTGGTGGGATTCATTGCTTGGCGCGGCAGTCGGATTTTCAGTGTTGTTGTTGATTGCGACAATATCAAAAGGCGGCATGGGCGGGGGCGATATCAAACTGTTTTTCGTCATCGGGCTCGTGCTCGGAACGGCCGGGGCTTTGCTGACCTTATTCTTCGCCTCGTTCATCGGTGCGGTCGCCGGCATCATTTTGCTGAGAGTGAGAAAGCAAGGTAGAAAAACACCGATTCCGTTCGGCCCGTCAATTGCTCTATCTGCTGTACTCGTCTATTTATGGGGAGAGCAATTCATCGGCTGGTATATCAATTTATTTATGTAG
- a CDS encoding AbgT family transporter, with the protein MKKQKRGLFQKSLDRIETIGNKLPHPVTLFAVLAIIVLAVSALLANLGISVEHPGQEGEIVEVKNLLNAEGIQYIFASMVDNFIGFAPLGVVLVTMLGIGVAERTGLISAVLRGFVLSIPKFLITGGLVFAGIMSSVASDAGYVVLPPLGAVIFIALGRHPLAGLAAAFAGVSAGFSANLLLSATDAMLGELTIAAASIIDPGYAEGMNIAMNYYFIIVSVFLLTIVGAVVTEKVVEPRLGEYKGEFREEMTSLTSLEKKGLLWAGITTLVGVILTALLIVPENGVLRGEDGGIVQSPFMSSLVPIITILFFLPGLAYGIATKNIKSDKDVAAQMSDTMASMGVFIVLAFTAGQFVAYFAESNMGMVLGVYGAQALESMSLTGIPLIIGFVIVVGIINLFIGSASAKWAMLAPVFVPIMMQLGYSPELTQMAYRIADSSTNIITPLMTYFAIVIAFAQKYDKKMGIGTLISVMFPYSIFFMIFWTLMLIVWMLFGLDLGPASPIRYNG; encoded by the coding sequence TTGAAAAAACAAAAACGAGGATTGTTCCAAAAATCCCTCGACCGCATCGAAACGATCGGTAATAAACTGCCGCATCCGGTGACTTTGTTTGCGGTTCTCGCAATCATCGTCCTCGCGGTTTCCGCTTTGCTGGCGAATCTCGGCATCTCTGTCGAACACCCAGGCCAAGAAGGCGAAATCGTGGAAGTGAAGAACTTATTGAACGCAGAAGGCATTCAATACATCTTCGCGAGCATGGTCGATAACTTTATCGGCTTCGCTCCGCTCGGCGTCGTGCTCGTGACGATGCTCGGTATTGGGGTTGCGGAACGCACAGGCCTCATCTCCGCAGTATTGCGCGGATTCGTCTTGTCGATTCCGAAATTCCTCATCACTGGCGGACTGGTTTTTGCCGGTATCATGTCGAGTGTCGCATCGGATGCTGGATATGTCGTCTTGCCTCCACTCGGCGCGGTGATCTTTATCGCACTCGGGCGCCATCCGCTTGCCGGCCTTGCCGCAGCGTTTGCCGGTGTTTCTGCCGGATTCTCAGCCAACTTGCTATTATCGGCAACGGACGCGATGCTTGGGGAATTGACCATCGCAGCCGCTTCGATCATCGACCCGGGCTATGCTGAAGGCATGAACATCGCGATGAACTATTACTTCATCATCGTTTCCGTGTTCTTGTTGACAATCGTCGGCGCTGTGGTGACGGAAAAAGTCGTCGAACCACGCCTTGGCGAATACAAAGGCGAGTTCCGCGAAGAAATGACGAGCTTGACATCGCTTGAGAAAAAAGGCTTGCTATGGGCTGGAATCACGACACTAGTCGGCGTCATCCTGACAGCTCTTCTCATCGTTCCGGAAAACGGCGTATTGCGCGGAGAAGATGGCGGCATCGTGCAATCTCCGTTCATGAGCTCACTCGTTCCAATCATTACCATCCTGTTCTTCTTGCCAGGGCTTGCTTATGGCATCGCAACGAAGAACATCAAGAGCGACAAAGACGTCGCTGCGCAAATGTCTGATACGATGGCATCAATGGGCGTCTTCATCGTCCTGGCATTCACTGCCGGACAATTCGTCGCTTACTTTGCTGAATCGAATATGGGCATGGTGCTCGGTGTCTACGGTGCACAAGCACTGGAATCCATGAGTTTGACGGGCATACCGTTGATCATCGGCTTCGTCATCGTCGTCGGGATCATCAATCTGTTTATCGGCTCCGCTTCTGCGAAATGGGCAATGCTTGCACCGGTCTTCGTGCCGATCATGATGCAGCTTGGCTATTCACCAGAATTGACTCAAATGGCTTACCGCATTGCCGATTCATCAACGAACATCATCACGCCGCTTATGACGTATTTCGCAATCGTCATTGCATTCGCACAGAAATACGACAAGAAAATGGGCATCGGTACTTTGATTTCGGTCATGTTCCCATACTCGATTTTCTTCATGATTTTCTGGACATTGATGTTGATCGTTTGGATGTTGTTCGGTCTTGATCTTGGACCAGCTTCACCGATCCGCTATAACGGATAA
- a CDS encoding prepilin-type N-terminal cleavage/methylation domain-containing protein has translation MKKFLQKKLKDQKGMTLIELLAVIVIIAIIAAIAIPAISNLIQNSREDALVADAQNVLSAANLYFAENSDEPTAELAAASEDGTVAASDDLDGYLESYGNITSFTVTKENTDGNTVIEFEGTAGSETYTVDAKTKAQLDAGREALGTPNSN, from the coding sequence ATGAAAAAATTCTTGCAAAAGAAATTAAAAGATCAAAAAGGGATGACGCTGATCGAGCTTTTGGCGGTTATTGTTATCATCGCGATCATCGCGGCAATTGCTATTCCGGCGATTAGTAACCTGATTCAGAACTCACGTGAGGATGCACTTGTAGCTGATGCACAAAATGTATTGTCTGCTGCAAATTTGTATTTCGCTGAAAACAGTGATGAACCAACGGCAGAACTTGCAGCCGCAAGTGAGGATGGGACTGTAGCTGCTAGTGATGATCTCGACGGTTATTTGGAAAGTTACGGGAATATAACCTCGTTTACGGTAACAAAAGAAAATACTGATGGTAACACTGTAATTGAGTTTGAAGGTACAGCTGGCAGTGAAACATACACAGTCGATGCTAAAACTAAAGCTCAATTAGATGCGGGTAGAGAAGCATTAGGAACTCCAAATTCGAATTAA
- a CDS encoding type II secretion system F family protein has protein sequence MARFKYEGRDRKKIRAGYVTSGNRHEAVQKLREEGIRVIDIREVPVGALQKDISFGSPVKRDQFIMFLRQFSTLMRAGVTIVDSVKILSQQVESKQLRKTLAEIDEELRKGNSLSDSLAKYPKIFEPLTVNLVRAGELSGNIDDSLDRLATHYDKAYQTRQKVISAMSYPVVVGILAIGVVIFLLSTIVPMFVDMFQGFGGDLPIVTQIVMGASRFTVQYWYLLVLFALIFAGTIWLMKRSEQGRMILDTLVLKIPIFGKLLQKSALARLTRTLSSLFTSSVPILQAMTMTEKVVGNAVMSKVLLASRDSLERGGSLTAPMKQHWAFPPLIPHMIAIGEQTGSLDHMLAKVAEFYEKEVEAETDRLKALIEPLMIVVLAALVGTIVLAIMMPMFEMFNNVDNL, from the coding sequence GTGGCGCGCTTTAAATACGAAGGCCGTGACCGGAAGAAAATCCGCGCCGGCTACGTCACATCCGGAAATCGCCATGAAGCGGTTCAAAAATTGCGCGAAGAAGGAATCCGTGTTATTGATATTCGCGAAGTGCCGGTCGGCGCCTTGCAAAAAGACATTTCGTTCGGCAGTCCGGTCAAACGCGACCAGTTCATCATGTTTTTGCGTCAGTTCTCGACGTTGATGCGCGCCGGTGTCACCATCGTCGATTCGGTGAAAATTTTGTCCCAGCAAGTCGAATCCAAGCAGCTGCGCAAGACGCTCGCTGAAATCGATGAAGAACTGAGAAAGGGAAATTCCTTATCCGATTCGCTCGCCAAGTACCCGAAAATCTTCGAACCGCTCACTGTTAACTTGGTGCGCGCTGGGGAACTGTCCGGGAATATCGACGACTCGCTCGACCGTCTCGCGACGCATTACGACAAAGCGTACCAGACGAGGCAAAAAGTCATCTCGGCTATGAGCTATCCGGTCGTCGTCGGCATTCTTGCGATCGGCGTCGTCATATTCTTGTTATCGACGATTGTCCCGATGTTCGTCGATATGTTCCAAGGCTTTGGCGGCGATTTGCCGATTGTGACGCAAATCGTCATGGGGGCGAGTCGATTCACGGTTCAGTATTGGTATTTGCTTGTGCTGTTCGCGTTGATTTTTGCCGGGACAATCTGGCTTATGAAACGCAGTGAGCAAGGGCGCATGATACTCGATACGCTCGTGTTGAAAATCCCAATCTTCGGGAAGCTTCTGCAAAAATCTGCACTCGCCAGGCTTACCCGCACGCTCAGTTCGCTGTTCACCAGTTCGGTGCCGATCTTGCAGGCCATGACAATGACCGAAAAGGTCGTCGGCAATGCGGTCATGTCGAAAGTGCTGTTAGCGTCGCGTGATTCACTCGAACGCGGTGGATCTCTGACTGCGCCGATGAAACAGCACTGGGCATTTCCACCGCTCATTCCGCATATGATCGCAATCGGTGAACAGACCGGATCGCTCGATCATATGCTTGCTAAAGTAGCGGAATTTTACGAGAAAGAGGTGGAAGCCGAAACCGACAGACTTAAAGCCTTAATTGAACCTTTAATGATTGTCGTGCTTGCAGCTCTCGTCGGGACTATCGTCTTAGCTATTATGATGCCGATGTTTGAGATGTTTAATAATGTGGATAATTTGTAG
- a CDS encoding PilN domain-containing protein gives MLVDINLLPQKERDRPAVLIAAVAILLLAIIIWAVFAMMSRAEANEQQALQVQAQGVMAEQAQIRSELEARQGMNEEQQLQATVEWAESYQFDTIPLLEELVSLLPARGFFQTFSYTGLDQAQLVVQFDSSRESAYYLAQLKASELLSSATLDNVATEILEEQTEGEESEENEAVTNAPRYLATYTLLFQDERIPVEGGEEAEGEVVEETAETETTAEEPAETTETEDTDVEVDVEVDADDAEAGGEAA, from the coding sequence ATGTTAGTCGATATTAATTTACTCCCACAAAAAGAACGCGACCGGCCAGCTGTTTTAATCGCGGCGGTCGCGATTTTATTATTGGCGATCATCATCTGGGCAGTTTTTGCCATGATGTCAAGAGCCGAAGCGAATGAACAACAGGCTTTGCAAGTCCAGGCGCAGGGCGTCATGGCTGAACAGGCACAAATCCGCAGTGAACTCGAAGCGCGCCAAGGCATGAACGAAGAACAGCAATTGCAGGCGACGGTCGAATGGGCCGAAAGCTATCAATTCGATACGATTCCGCTATTGGAAGAACTGGTCTCCTTGCTTCCGGCACGCGGCTTTTTCCAAACTTTCTCCTACACAGGGCTAGACCAAGCGCAGCTCGTGGTCCAGTTCGACTCATCCCGTGAATCAGCTTATTATTTGGCTCAGCTGAAAGCGTCCGAACTTCTGTCGTCCGCGACACTCGATAATGTCGCGACGGAAATTTTGGAAGAACAGACAGAAGGCGAAGAAAGTGAAGAAAATGAAGCTGTAACGAATGCGCCGCGTTATTTGGCAACTTATACATTATTGTTCCAAGACGAACGCATCCCGGTTGAAGGCGGCGAAGAAGCAGAAGGGGAAGTTGTGGAAGAAACAGCTGAAACCGAAACAACTGCCGAAGAACCAGCGGAGACAACAGAAACGGAAGACACGGATGTCGAAGTGGATGTTGAAGTCGACGCGGACGATGCAGAAGCAGGGGGTGAAGCCGCATGA